From Thermoleophilum album:
GCTTTCTGGGCTCGGAGGCCGCGTCGCAGCGCTGGGTGCTCACCGTTCGTGGGGCGGATCGCCGAGAAAGAGGCGATCGATTTCGTCGAACTGCTCGCCGTCGTGCTGCCGACCGCCCGGATGTCGCTGCTCGCGCGGCTCGGTCTCGCCGTCGACGGCGCGGGCGAACACCATCCCAGGTTCGCTCAGCGGCGAGGCGGGTGCCAGCGAGCGTGCCGCCGCACGCAGATCGGCGGCTGTCGTCCCCAGCACCCGGGCCAACGCGTCGAGCACCGTGTCGGAGACGCGATCGGCGTCGAGCGTGCCTTGTTCCATCTGGTGGTAGTAGCCGGCCACTTTCTGCTCGCGGCCTACAGCGCCCAGTCGCGCCGCCAGCTCGTTCGCGACGTCGCGTCGCAGCTTGCGGGCACGCTCGCGCAGCGCCGGTAGCACCAGCGGCCACAGCCCCGATCGCCCGCGCAAAGACCGGGCGGCGCGCTCCACCACACGCTCGACGAGTGGATCGGCATCCGCCGGCGGCGGCGTGCGCGGCGCTTCGGCTAGATAGACGTCGATCAGCGCGAGCACCGCTTCCCGTTCGGCCCCCGTCAGCCCCGCACAGAACTCGTGCGGGTCGGGATCCTCGCCGGCATGGAAGGCGGCGACGAAGGCGCGGACGCGCTCGAGCACCCCGTCGACCTGCGAGCTGTCCGATCGCGCTGTCACTCGCCCTCGGTTCGTCCGCGAAGACTCTGCTGTAACTGTCTGCGAAAGCGCGAACAGATCTGGTAGACGTTGTCCACAGTCATTCCCGGGATTCGAGCGGCCACGCTGGCAGGGGCGTCGCCGCGGAGCTCGACCGCCACGACGACCGCGCGGTGATGCTCGTTGAGCGCCCGCAGTTCCGCGAAGAGCGTCTCCCGCTCGTGCATGCGATCGGCGAAGCGACCGTCTTCGCCGGACAGGGTTGCCTCGAAAGCGTCGAGGGGCGTGTCCTGAAGCTGCGCCTCCTGGCGGCGGTAGTGCTGTCGGAAAAAGTCGTCGATCCGACGGTCGAGCACGCGGTGTAGCCAGGCGCGAAACGATCCCGGCCTGCTTGCGTCGATCTTGCCCGCGAGCAGGCTGGACGTCGCGTCGCTCAGCGTTTCCTGGGCAACGTCCTCGGCGTGACAGGCGAGGTCGCCGGCGAGCCGCAGCTGGGCACGCTTCTTGAGGTGCGGAAAGTAGCCGCCGAGCAAGACTTCCAGCGCGCGCCTTGCCCGCTCCACGTCCCCGGCTGCCTGCGCCTCGCGCACGACCTCGACCAGCTCCTCGTCGCTCAACCGCGCGAGGTCGCGGGACCCGGTCACCGAGCGCGCGACCGTCGCAGCTGGATCGTCACCGTCGCGCTCGTCGAACACGGCAGCGATTCTCCCGCATCCGACGGTCGGAGGCGAGGGCGGCGCCGGAAAACGCACCGCTTGGGCCGCCCTGCCGCCTCAGTGCGGCTTGCCCGAGCCCAGTCGTAGAGCGAACGCGTCGGACACGGCAGGTCGGCGGCGCAGGATTCCGAACCGCTCGGCGAACCGTGCCCAGCCGACGAGCGCCGCGCGCGGTACGCGCAAGTCGTCCGCGAACACCGGCAGCACCGCCTGGAGCTGGGCCGCGACGAGCGCGCGCTCGCCGCCGCCCGCGCGTACGATCAGGTCGACAGCGCGTTGCGGCCGGCGCCGGACGCTGTCGATGCCGGCGGCGATCGCTGCCAAGGTGCGTTCGATCGCAGCCCGCCGGCGAGCGAGCTGGGTGCGCGTGGTGACCAGCACGACTTCCGGGAAGCGCGGCGCGCCGAAGCGATCGAGCCGGAACTCGCGCACGCGCGCGCCGCGCAAGCGCAGCGCCACGCCCTCGGCGTTCCAGAACACCGGTGCAGCGTCGATCCGTCCGGCGAGGAGGCTGCGCACCGCTGCGAACCCGACGGTCACGTAGCGGATGCGGCGCGGGTCGCCGCCATCGCCCTCGACGATCGCTCGCACCACAGCCGGGTCGGACGGCAAACCCGAGACACCGACGCGCCGTCCTACGAGATCGCGCGGTCGCGTCACCTCGGCACGCGTGACGAGCGCGGCGAGCGGTACGCGCACGAGTGCCCCGACAGCGACCACGTCGAGCCCCCGTTCGCGCGCGAGGCCGAGGTCCTGGATGTCGAGGACGCCGAGCTGCACCCGATTGGCTTCGAGCAGTTTCAGCGAGTCGGGTGCGGAGCCGGGGGCGCGGATCGCCAGGCGGACACCGTGGCTGCGATCGAGACCGTCCTCGCGAGCCATGAAGAGCGGGGCGTGCACGGCGTTGGGCGTGAAGTCGAGGGCGAGCGCGACGCGTTCGGGGGTTCGCGTGTCCTCGCCGCCACCGCAGCCGGCCAGCGCAGCTAGTGCAGCCAGCGTGGCCAGCACGAGCGCAAGGGTGGACGAGCGTGTGCGAGTAGACGGGCGTGCGAGGCTGGCGGGCCGCAACCGGTGCGATTTCACGGCGCGGTCTTCTACCGCAAACCCGCCGAGGCGCGCAGGCGGGCGTCCGAGCGGCTGGCGCCCGTGCCGTGGCGACGGGACGAGCTGCGCCCGTCGGAGCGGTTACCCGCCCCCCGCGAGGCGCTGCGGAAGAGGTCCACGAGCGCGGTATGTGTTCGCTGCGGATCCTCGACCTGCGGCACGTGCCCGCAAGGCAGGATCAGCTGCTCGACGTTGGGAAGAACCTTGCGCACGTGGCGGTGAAAGCTGGCCGGGACGAGCGTGTCGCGTTTGCCCCACACGAACAGTGCCGGCGTCCGGAGCTCACCGAGCCGTCGCCAGAAGCCACTGTCACCGTGGGCGGGCTCGAGATAGATGTTGCGTGCCGCCGCGTAGAAGGCGGCGCGCCCACGCGCACTGCAGTACGAGCGCAAGAACTCGTCGACCCCCGCTGCCACCCAGTCGTCGCCGGCGGCGCCCGGGATCAGGCGCCGCACGAACAGCTCGGCGAGCGGGCGCGGGGCAGGTTGCAGGAGACCGAGCTCGGGGCGCAGCGCCCGCACGAGTGGTGTCGCTTGTCTGCGCCGCAACCAAGCGAGCGATGGGCACAGAAGGCCGAGCGAGCGCACGCGCTTGGGGTCGGAGAGGGCGATTTCGATCGCGACACGACCGCCCATGCTGTTGCCGACGAAGTGGGCGCTGCGGATTCCGAGGGCGTCGAGTGCTTCACGGACGACTGCTGCGAACCAAGGAGCGTCGTAGGGGGCGCGCAGCGGCTTGGCCGAGTCGCCGAAGCCGGGCAGGTCCAGCGCAACGACGCGGTACGGGATCGCGAGCGCCGCCACTGTGGTCAGGAAGGAGGCCTTCGTGCCGCCAAGGCCGTGGATACAGACGACCGTTGGCCCGTAGCCGGCCTCGCAATAGGCGATCTCGCCGACGCTCGTGGCGACGCGGGCGAATCGCAAGCGCCCGCGCTGGGGCCGCGCGGTGGCAGCGAGAAAGCCGATCCCCAGGTGCAGGTCGCGCCGGACGCGCAGCCGGCCGCGGGCGAAAATCGCCATACCTTCGCGAAGGTCGTCGGCAAGCGCTCGCCAGCCATCGGGGTCGGCAGTGATGATCGCGTCGGGGCGTCCGCGCGGACGATCCAGACGCGGCTTGCGGCCGTCGGCAACCAGGCAGTCGACCGTGCCCTGCCGGCTGAACTCGAGCCGGATCCGCGCCTCGCCGCGCGGGAGATCGATGAACCGGCCATCGAAGCGACCCAGGAGCTGCTCGAGCGGCTCCGGGGGCCGTTCCCAAAGGGGTTTCGGTGGGGTGCTCACGGCCGCGTCTACCTCTACCACGTCCGTCGGATTTAGATACTCGGTATCCCCGGCCGGTCCTTGAGCGGGCCGGGTTCGCGAGCCATCCGCGGCGCCGCAGCTTCGCCGATCGCCCTGCTCACAGGTCTTGGGACCGTCTCGTAACGAACGCGGCGATTACGTCACCGCGCGCCGCCTACCGTCGCGAGCGATGACCTGTGTGCGTTCTCGCGCTACCACTCGACGCTACCTCACGTCGGAGACTCGCGGCCAAGCGACCGTCGAGTGGATAGGCCTCGTTCTGGCGATCGCGATCGTCCTCGCCGGAGCGGCGGCTGTCGCGCAACGGGCCGACACGCTCGCCTTCGCCAGCGCCCTCGCGCGGCAGCTCCTGTGCGTGCTCGCGAGCGATCGCTGCGAGCGTGGCGACGGCGATCTCGAGCGCGCTTACGGGGCACGGTTGGCCGAGACGATCCGCGACCATGCCCCTGGTCTCGTGTACCAGCGCGCGGAGGTGGGCGGCTCCGAGCGGGCGGTCGCTGCACGGAGCACGGGCGAAGTCGACGTTCCCGTCGATTGGCGCAGATGCCGCCAGCGAAGCTGCGCCAGCGCTTTCGCGACGGCCGGCACCACTCTCGCCGCCAGCGCGCGGGGTGTGCCGGCGGCGGCGTTCGTGCACGTTGTGCGCCGCGGCGGGCGCACCTACGTGCAGTACTGGTTCTACTACCCCGACTCGCGCACCCGCACAATCGCCGACGGGCTGTTTCGCCTCCTCGGTCGGCCGACGCCCGGGTACCACCGCGACGACTGGGAGGCCTACGAGATCCGGATCGAGCCCGACGGGAGCGTCCTCTCCCGCGCCTCTAACCACGGCGACTGGTTCCCGTGCCGTCTCGGCGCGCTCAAGAGCGCGCTGCGTGTCGTCCGCGAGGAGCTGCCCCGCCTCGTGCCCATCGACCCGCTGCGCGGTGCAGCGCGGGGCATACCACCAGTGCGCCGCACGTGCGTCGAGTGGCTGGCCGCGAGCCGCTGGGTGCGCGTCGACCCGGGTAGCCACGCCAACTCGCTGGCGATGCCCGATTCGCACCCGACCCACGTCCGCGACGGGATCTACGTCGCGCCGGCCGACCTCGTGTTGATCCCGCTCGACAGCCACGCCCGATCCGGCTACCGCGAACTCGGCGATGTGCGGCCGCCCTGGCAGAAGGACGTCTTCCGCGAACCGGAAGCGCCCGACTCCTAGCTCGCGAATCGCGGTCAGCGGTGCAAGGTGGCACCGGCGAGCAGCAGCAGGCGGCACCTACTCGCTAGCCGCGAAGCGCCGCGTGCGGTACCTTCCCGAACCTGCGTGCTACTTCCTGCACGCGGATTCAAACTCCGGTCGGCGTGTGCCGATGCAAGGGATCGTGACCCTCTCGCGTGCGCGCCGAACCTTTGCCACCTACACCGACTTCGCCAGCGCGCCCCGCTCAACCCCAGGCCAGCCAAGGAGACAAAGAGGTGAGTGACAGCCTGCTCCAGGTTGCCGACCGCGTCTTGTA
This genomic window contains:
- a CDS encoding ABC transporter substrate-binding protein, whose amino-acid sequence is MLATLAALAALAGCGGGEDTRTPERVALALDFTPNAVHAPLFMAREDGLDRSHGVRLAIRAPGSAPDSLKLLEANRVQLGVLDIQDLGLARERGLDVVAVGALVRVPLAALVTRAEVTRPRDLVGRRVGVSGLPSDPAVVRAIVEGDGGDPRRIRYVTVGFAAVRSLLAGRIDAAPVFWNAEGVALRLRGARVREFRLDRFGAPRFPEVVLVTTRTQLARRRAAIERTLAAIAAGIDSVRRRPQRAVDLIVRAGGGERALVAAQLQAVLPVFADDLRVPRAALVGWARFAERFGILRRRPAVSDAFALRLGSGKPH
- a CDS encoding RNA polymerase sigma factor; the protein is MFDERDGDDPAATVARSVTGSRDLARLSDEELVEVVREAQAAGDVERARRALEVLLGGYFPHLKKRAQLRLAGDLACHAEDVAQETLSDATSSLLAGKIDASRPGSFRAWLHRVLDRRIDDFFRQHYRRQEAQLQDTPLDAFEATLSGEDGRFADRMHERETLFAELRALNEHHRAVVVAVELRGDAPASVAARIPGMTVDNVYQICSRFRRQLQQSLRGRTEGE
- a CDS encoding alpha/beta fold hydrolase — encoded protein: MSTPPKPLWERPPEPLEQLLGRFDGRFIDLPRGEARIRLEFSRQGTVDCLVADGRKPRLDRPRGRPDAIITADPDGWRALADDLREGMAIFARGRLRVRRDLHLGIGFLAATARPQRGRLRFARVATSVGEIAYCEAGYGPTVVCIHGLGGTKASFLTTVAALAIPYRVVALDLPGFGDSAKPLRAPYDAPWFAAVVREALDALGIRSAHFVGNSMGGRVAIEIALSDPKRVRSLGLLCPSLAWLRRRQATPLVRALRPELGLLQPAPRPLAELFVRRLIPGAAGDDWVAAGVDEFLRSYCSARGRAAFYAAARNIYLEPAHGDSGFWRRLGELRTPALFVWGKRDTLVPASFHRHVRKVLPNVEQLILPCGHVPQVEDPQRTHTALVDLFRSASRGAGNRSDGRSSSRRHGTGASRSDARLRASAGLR